From Brucella anthropi ATCC 49188:
TGAAAGAAAACGAACCCGAACGCTTTGGCCGCATCGCGCATGTGATCGCCTGCAAGGACTGGCTGCGCTTTTGCCTGACCGGCGATGTGGGCACGGATCGCACTGAAGCCTCGACCTCCTTCACCGATGTCAACACGCAGGAATATTCAAAAGAAGCGCTCGCCCTTTTCGGGCTGGATGCGCTTTGGGATGCGCTGCCACCCATGTCGCGTTCCGATGAAATTGTGGGTAGCGTCTCGGGCGAATGCGCAGAGCGCACCGGCCTCGTTGCCGGAACACCGGTTGTCGGTGGCTTGCACGATGTCACCGCTTCAGCGCTTGGCGTCGGCGGGCTTGGCATCGGGACCGTTGCCGTGGTTGCAGGAACCTATTCCATCAACGAAACGCTGTCTTCCGAACCGCGTGTCAACAAAAGCTGGTTCTGCCGCAATGGCATTGCGCCGGGCGAATGGAACAATATGTCGATCTCGCCCGCATCGACGGCCAATTACGACTGGTTTCTCGACAAGCTCTGCCCGGCAGAACGGCGCGAGGCAGAGGAAACAGGACGTTCCATCCACGACATGCTGCGCCCGGAAATCGATGCGGCATTGGCAAAGCCTTCGACGGCAATGTTCCATCCCTACCTCTTCGGTTCGCCCTATGGAGCGATGGCGAGCGGTGCGTTTTTCGGTCTGCGTGGCTGGCAGGATCGGGGTGATATGCTGCGCGCAATCTGGGAAGGCATTGCCTTCAATCATCGCATCCATGTCGATCACCTGAAGGACGGGTTTGCAATCTCCGCTGCGCGCCTCACCGGTGGCGTGTCACGTAGTCCGGCTTTCGCGCAGATGTTTGCCAATGTTCTCGGCATGCCCGTTACCGTCACGGATACGGACGAGGCCGCCGCCTGGGGAGCTGCCCTTTGCGCTGGCAAGGGCGCAGGTGTCTTTGCCAATGTCTACAGCGACCCGCGTGATCTCGATGCCATAGGCCGCACCTATGAGCCGGATGCAGCGCGAAGCGCGCTTTATGAAAAGCGCTATGCGCTGTTCAAGGAGATTGCATCGGCACTGGGGCCGGTCTGGCCGAAGATCGAAGCCCTGACAGATTGAAATAAACGGCGTGTCCCGCGCCTTAGCGACGTAAAGACAGTAAGATGAATAACTTCGCAGGCAATGCCGAAATGAAAAGCCGCATCGGGCAACTGGAAGCCGAGGGCGTGGATGTGCTCATCCTTGGCGCAGGTGTCAACGGAGCAGGCCTTTATCGCGATCTTTGCGAGCAGGGCGTGAGCTGTCTCATTGTCGACAAGGCGGATTTTGGTTCAGGCACGAGTGCTGCGCCGTCGCGGCTTATCCATGGTGGCCTCAAATATCTGGAAACCGGCGAGTTCGGGCTTGTGGCCCAGTCCACTCTGGAACGTAATCTGCTTTTGAAAAATGCGCCGCACAATGTCGAGCCGCTGCCGACTTTCATTCCGGTCTTTTCGTGGACCAAGGGCATCCCGGCGGCGCTGCGCACCCTGTTCGGCTCGACGACCGCGCCGCGCAGCCGTGGCGCCGTGCTGATCAAGATCGGTCTGGCGCTCTACGATTATTTTGGTGCGCGTGAGCGCGTCATGCCACGTCACCGTTTTCTGTTGAAGGAGACGGCGACGAAGGAAATGCCCTATATCACGCCCGCAATCGTGGCGGGCGGCATCTATCACGATGCGAAGGTCAGCCAGCCGGAACGTCTGGTCTATGAACTCGTCAGCGACGGGCTGCGCGCCAATTCGAAAAGCGCTGCCGCCAATTTCACGATGCTGGTTTCCGCCGAGAACGGCCTTATCGGCTTTGAAGGGCCGGATGGCGTAAAATTCGCGGTGAGGCCGAAGCTGGTCATCAACGCGGCTGGGCCATGGATCGACCGGGTCAATGCTGCACTCGGCAAGCCGACCAAGATGATCGGTGGCACCAAGGGTTCGCATATTCTTGTCGACCACCCCGAACTGGTGAAGAGCCTCAACGGACGAATGATCTATTTCGAGGCGGATGACGGGCGCATCTGTCTCGTCTACGACTATCACGGTCTGGCGCTGGTGGGTTCCACCGACATTCCGTCGGATGATCCGGACAATGTGCGCTGCG
This genomic window contains:
- a CDS encoding glycerol-3-phosphate dehydrogenase/oxidase produces the protein MNNFAGNAEMKSRIGQLEAEGVDVLILGAGVNGAGLYRDLCEQGVSCLIVDKADFGSGTSAAPSRLIHGGLKYLETGEFGLVAQSTLERNLLLKNAPHNVEPLPTFIPVFSWTKGIPAALRTLFGSTTAPRSRGAVLIKIGLALYDYFGARERVMPRHRFLLKETATKEMPYITPAIVAGGIYHDAKVSQPERLVYELVSDGLRANSKSAAANFTMLVSAENGLIGFEGPDGVKFAVRPKLVINAAGPWIDRVNAALGKPTKMIGGTKGSHILVDHPELVKSLNGRMIYFEADDGRICLVYDYHGLALVGSTDIPSDDPDNVRCDDHETDYFIDSLRSLLPKLTFDRSQIVYTYSGIRPLPASNASEPGLISRDHSAPVIEPDGNRPFAIISLVGGKWTTFRGFAEEVADKVLGRFDKTRQVSTRNLPIGGGRDYPSDDRARKAWVTKYATETRLPAARVETLLKRYGSTALPILREEAGATVAMLPETDTVSATEIAWIARNELVVHLADVVLRRTTLAIDGALTTGNLAAIADVLARELGWDDARKAQEIEAVNTELTKRHNVILQRNPAKRR
- a CDS encoding FGGY-family carbohydrate kinase, which encodes MPSLLGIDSGLTVTKAVLFDIDGTTLAVARRRVAQSFPRARHVERDMDEFWNATADAIAEAIAKSGRPASDILAIATTAHGDGIYMLDKDRRPLGAGILSLDSRAVGVAECWVDGPVAEQAIAITGQLPHASAPSAILAWVKENEPERFGRIAHVIACKDWLRFCLTGDVGTDRTEASTSFTDVNTQEYSKEALALFGLDALWDALPPMSRSDEIVGSVSGECAERTGLVAGTPVVGGLHDVTASALGVGGLGIGTVAVVAGTYSINETLSSEPRVNKSWFCRNGIAPGEWNNMSISPASTANYDWFLDKLCPAERREAEETGRSIHDMLRPEIDAALAKPSTAMFHPYLFGSPYGAMASGAFFGLRGWQDRGDMLRAIWEGIAFNHRIHVDHLKDGFAISAARLTGGVSRSPAFAQMFANVLGMPVTVTDTDEAAAWGAALCAGKGAGVFANVYSDPRDLDAIGRTYEPDAARSALYEKRYALFKEIASALGPVWPKIEALTD